Sequence from the Kineosporia succinea genome:
GGGGCGCCGTGGGGACGACCTGGTGATCACCGCGGCCGGCTACCGACGCGTCCTTCATCTGCCCGCCGCCCTGCGCCGGTGCGAGGTGACCGGCGCGAGTCTGCGTGACGGAACCCTGGCCGTGCGTTTCGTTCCCGATCCGGCGCAGTTCCCGGCCCGGTGGGTGTGAGGCTGGTGCCGTGAGCCACCGACACCTCGAACCGGGCGCGCTGCCGCCGGAGTGGGGCCGTGCCCTGACCTCGCTGCAGGACGCGCTCGCCACCGACGACGACTGCCTGGTCTGCCTGGGCGTGGGGGCACTGCGCGACCACGGGCCCGACCTGCTCGACCGGGTCTCCGGGGTGGCCGCCGACCTGGCCCGGACGCTGCGCGAGAATGCCCCCCAGGAGCCCGTTCGGGGTGATCGGGGGACCGCGCCCACCCGCCGTCCGGCGCCGCCCACTACGGTTCGGATCGACGTCTCCGACTGAACGCCGGCTTTCGGCCTCCGCCGGAGGGCGTCCCACGCACAGACCGTTCCGGAGAGAGTCCGGAACCCGAGCACGACAGGGGTTCGAGAAGTGGAACTGACGATCGGGGTGGACGTCGGCGGAACGAAGATCGCCGCCGGTGTCGTGGACGCCGACGGACGGATTCTCGAGCGCCTACGGGTGCCGACCCCTCAGAGCGTCGACGAGATCGACTCCGGCATCGCCGAGGCCGTGGAGAAGCTCAAGCAGACCGAGGCGGGCCGTCAGGTCGCCGCGGTCGGGGTGGCCGCGGCCGGGTTTGTCAGCGAGCACCGCAGCACCGTGCGCTTCGCGCCGAACATCGCCTGGCGGGAGCACCCGCTGGGCGACATCGTGGGCAAGCGCGTGGGCCTGCCGGTGATCGTGGAGAACGACGCGAACGCGGCGGCCTGGGCCGAGTACCGCTTCGGCGCCGGGCAGGGCTCGACCGACGTCGCGACGGTCACCGTCGGCACCGGCGTGGGCGGCGGCATCGTGCTCGACGGCCGGCTGCTGCGCGGCGCCTACGGCATCGCGGCCGAGATCGGCCACATGCGGGTCGTGCCCAACGGCCGGGCCTGCGGCTGCGGCCAGGCCGGCTGCTGGGAGCAGTACGCCTCCGGCCGGGCGCTCGCCCGCTCGGCGTTCGAGCTGGCGATCCGCGACCCGAAGGCCGCGGCGCCGCTGATCGAGGCGGCCGGCGGCAAGATCGACGGCTTGGTCGGCAGCATGATCACCGAGGTCGCGCTGTCCGGCGACCCGGCCGCGATCGGGCTGTTCAGCGAGCTCGGGCGCTGGCTCGGCGAAGGCATCGCGGCGCTGGCCAACGTGCTCGACCCCGCGGTCGTGGTGATCGGCGGGGGCGTGGCCGAGGTCGGCGACCTGCTGCTCGGGCCCGCCCGCAAGGCCTACGCCCTGCACCTGTCCGGCGGCGCCAACCGCCCGCACCTGCAGATCCGCCCGGCCCAGATGGGCAACGACGCGGGCATCATCGGTGCGGCCGACCTGGCCCGCACCCGATGAGCACGGTCTCGCAAGGGCTGGCGATCGGTGTCGACATCGGTGGCACCAAGGTCGCGGCCGGGGTGGTGGACCCCAGCGGCGCGGTGATCGCGCGGGCTCGGCGGGCCACCCCGGCGCGCACCGCCTCGGCCCGGGTGGTCGAGGCGACCATCGCCGACGTGGTCGAGGAACTGCGCCAGGGCCGGGAGATCCTCGGTGTCGGGATCGGGGCCGCCGGCTTCGTCGACGCCGACCGGGCCCGGGTGCTCTTCGCACCGCACCTGTCCTGGCGCGACGAGCCGCTGCGCGACGGCGTCGCCTCGGCCGTCGGGCTGCCGGTGATCGTGGAGAACGACGCCAACGCGGCGGCCTGGGCGGAGTGGCGTTTCGGCGCCGGCCGGGCCGAGTCGCGGCTGGTCATGGTCACGCTCGGCACCGGTATCGGTGGCGGCATGGTCTTCGACGGGGTGATCCAGCGCGGTCGCTACGGCATGGCCGGCGAGTTCGGGCACATGGTGGTCGTGCCCGACGGACGCCGCTGCGAGTGCGGCAACCGGGGCTGCCTCGAGCAGTACGCCTCGGGCAACGTGCTCGGCCGCGAGGCCCGCGAGATGGCCGCGGCCGGGTCACCGGTCACCGTGCCGCTCGTGCAGCGGGTGAAGGGTGACCACGCGGCGCTGGTCGGGCCGCTCATCACCGAGGCCGCGATGGACGGCGACCCGGCCGCGGTCGAGCTGTTCCACGAGGTCGGGCACTGGCTCGGGATCGGCCTGGCCAACCTGGCCGCCGCGCTCGACCCGGGCCTGTTCGTGATCGGCGGGGGCGTGTCCGACGCGGGCGACCTGCTGCTGGCCCCGGCGCGTGAGTCGTTCCGGCGGACGCTGACCGGGCGGGGGTTCCGGCCGTTCGCGTCGATCGTGAAGGCGGCCCTGGGGCCGGAGGCCGGGCTGGTCGGGGCCGCCGACCTGGCCCGGCGTGAGGCGTCGTTGCTGACGGGGGAGTGAGCACCGGTGGAACCGGGTCCGCGGATCAGGGTGATGAGCTGGAACATCCGGCACCTGCAGGGTGATCCGCTGGCCGTGCACCGGGTGGTGCGGGCCGCGGCGCCCGACGTGCTGTGTGTGCAGGAGGGGCCGCGCGTGCCCGGTTCGCACGGGCAGTTCGCCCGGCTGGCCCGGGCCTGCGGGCTGCACCACCTGGCCGGGGGCCGCACCGCGGGCAGCAACGCGGTGTTCACGTCCGGCCGGGTGCGCACCCGTGACGTCGCGACCTTCACGTTCCCGCTCGGCCACTGGCGCGACAACCGGCGCGGGGTGGTGCTGGCCACCGTGCAGCCGCTGAGCGGGGGCCCGGCACTGCGCGTCGCCTCGGCGCACCTGCCGACCGACCAGGGGCAGCGGCTGCAGCACGTGCGCACGCTGGCCCGGCAGCTGGGCGACTTCGGCCTGCCCGCGGTGCTGGCCGCCGACCTGAACGAGGGACCCGGCGGGCCGTGCTGGCAGGCACTGGAGCCGCTGGTCGCGGACCCGGCGCCGGGCGCCCCGGCGACCTATCCGGCGGACGGGCCACGGCACCGCATCGACGCGATCCTCACCGGGCGGGGCGTAGAGGTGCTGGAGTACGGCACCTGGACACCCGACGAGGCCGACGTGAAGCTGGCCAGCGACCACCGGCCGGTGGTCGCCGAGCTCCGGGTCCTGTCTCCCGAGAAGCCCTCCGACCGGTCCGGCGCGCGGTGACCGGCGGCCGGGACCGGGCCTAGACCACGGCTCCGTCGTCGTCCTCGTCGTCGCGGTGCTTGGGCATGCGGGCGACCAGCGTGACGAAACCACCGGCGAAGCAGGCCAGGGCGACGGTCACGTAGAGCTGAGGCGCGGTGCGCCAGGCGACGACCGAGATCAGCAGGAACAGCGGGCCGCCGATGACCGCGGCCCAGGCCAGCCGGCCCAGCAGGTCACCCCGGGGCAGGGGCGGCGGCTCGGGCGGCTCGAAGCGGTGCTCCGGCTCGGCCACGGGGGAGTAGTCGCGCGGGCCGGTGCTGGTGGTGCGGAGCTCGTCGGGCAGGTCGTCAGGGTCGTACTCGTCGAGGGGGCCCGGCTCGGGGTGGTTGCGGCGGTCCGGCTCGGCCCGCTGGTCGGTATCGCCGGTGGACGCGGTGGGGTCGTCGGGGAAGCCCCACTCACCACCCCACTCCGAGCCGCGGGCGCGGTTCGGAACGGCGTCGGGGTTCTCGTCCTCGTAGTGCCGGCGG
This genomic interval carries:
- a CDS encoding ROK family glucokinase yields the protein MELTIGVDVGGTKIAAGVVDADGRILERLRVPTPQSVDEIDSGIAEAVEKLKQTEAGRQVAAVGVAAAGFVSEHRSTVRFAPNIAWREHPLGDIVGKRVGLPVIVENDANAAAWAEYRFGAGQGSTDVATVTVGTGVGGGIVLDGRLLRGAYGIAAEIGHMRVVPNGRACGCGQAGCWEQYASGRALARSAFELAIRDPKAAAPLIEAAGGKIDGLVGSMITEVALSGDPAAIGLFSELGRWLGEGIAALANVLDPAVVVIGGGVAEVGDLLLGPARKAYALHLSGGANRPHLQIRPAQMGNDAGIIGAADLARTR
- a CDS encoding ROK family glucokinase, whose amino-acid sequence is MSTVSQGLAIGVDIGGTKVAAGVVDPSGAVIARARRATPARTASARVVEATIADVVEELRQGREILGVGIGAAGFVDADRARVLFAPHLSWRDEPLRDGVASAVGLPVIVENDANAAAWAEWRFGAGRAESRLVMVTLGTGIGGGMVFDGVIQRGRYGMAGEFGHMVVVPDGRRCECGNRGCLEQYASGNVLGREAREMAAAGSPVTVPLVQRVKGDHAALVGPLITEAAMDGDPAAVELFHEVGHWLGIGLANLAAALDPGLFVIGGGVSDAGDLLLAPARESFRRTLTGRGFRPFASIVKAALGPEAGLVGAADLARREASLLTGE
- a CDS encoding endonuclease/exonuclease/phosphatase family protein gives rise to the protein MSWNIRHLQGDPLAVHRVVRAAAPDVLCVQEGPRVPGSHGQFARLARACGLHHLAGGRTAGSNAVFTSGRVRTRDVATFTFPLGHWRDNRRGVVLATVQPLSGGPALRVASAHLPTDQGQRLQHVRTLARQLGDFGLPAVLAADLNEGPGGPCWQALEPLVADPAPGAPATYPADGPRHRIDAILTGRGVEVLEYGTWTPDEADVKLASDHRPVVAELRVLSPEKPSDRSGAR